A window of Ammospiza nelsoni isolate bAmmNel1 chromosome 19, bAmmNel1.pri, whole genome shotgun sequence contains these coding sequences:
- the GLP2R gene encoding glucagon-like peptide 2 receptor, producing MVTLLALCSSMGLWTRIAPTSASSLMVLFLVKQAKGSLLEKTTTGWNKYKQECLKMLRESSVDSGVHCNGTFDQFVCWPYSPPGNVSVPCPSYLPWLENGSVGHVYRVCLDEGIWQTKENSTDIWRDSSECSEKNHFQKNEEEHKLLTTLQLLYTIGYYFSLISLVLALLILSLLRKLHCTRNYIHMNLFASFILRAAAVLIKDSVYNNIYSKRPNDESGWILYLSPEILIICRTAQFFMHYFVGANYFWLLVEGIYLHTLLITVVLSERRLLQTYIVIGWVVPILFVGPWGISRSKLENTGCWGTNEHMGIWWIIRGPMLFSIAVNFVIFLKILRMLISKLKAQQMTFHDYKYRLARSTLVLIPLLGIHEFVFTFITDEQVEGLSRHIRLFIQLTMSSFHGFLVAVLYCFANGEVKAELQKQWSRFLLADPLGCKLCFLGENIKYLRKCSQKRKKQHLGSRHHLCLEVSKPWELQLQKRQSPGAKAGPPQMSMSDSSEGEVTTAETTEEVFEESEI from the exons GCCAAAGGTTCTCTGCTGGAAAAAACCACGACTGGATGGAACAAATACAAACAGGAATGCTTGAAAATGCTGCGGGAATCATCTGTAGATAGTG GAGTACATTGCAATGGGACATTTGATCAGTTTGTTTGCTGGCCTTACTCACCCCCAGGAAATGTCTCTGTTCCTTGTCCTTCATATTTGCCATGGCTGGAAAATG GAAGTGTAGGACATGTATACAGAGTCTGCTTGGATGAAGGGATTTggcaaacaaaggaaaattccACAGACATTTGGCGGGATAGTTCAGAATGTTCTGAGAAAAATCATTTCCAAAAAAAT GAAGAAGAACACAAACTGCTCACCACATTACAGCTGTTATACACAATAGGATATTACTTTTCTCTCATCTCACTGGTATTAGCTCTGCTTATACTTTCTTTACTCAG aaaACTTCACTGCACAAGAAACTACATCCATATGAATTTATTTGCATCCTTTATCTTGCGTGCTGCAGCAGTTCTTATTAAAGACTCTGTGTACAACAATATTTACTCAAAAAGACCAAACGATGAAAGTGGATGGATTTTATACCTCAGTCCTGAG ATTTTAATCATCTGCAGGACTGCCCAGTTTTTCATGCATTACTTTGTTGGGGCGAATTACTTCTGGCTGCTGGTGGAAGGGATTTATCTGCACACGCTGTTGATAACTGTGGTGCTGTctgagaggaggctgctgcagaCGTACATTGTCATAGGATGGG ttgTTCCAATCCTGTTTGTGGGCCCATGGGGAATAAGCAGATCCAAACTGGAGAACACTGG GTGCTGGGGAACAAATGAACACATGGGGATCTGGTGGATCATCCGAGGACCAATGTTGTTTTCCATTGCA GTTAACTTTGTCATCTTCTTAAAAATTCTCAGAATGCTGATTTCCAAACTGAAAGCTCAGCAAATGACCTTCCATGACTACAAATACAG attgGCAAGATCTACACTTGTGCTGATTCCATTGTTGGGGATCCACGAATTTGTGTTTACCTTCATCACTGATGAACAGGTGGAAGGACTTTCAAGACATATAAGACTTTTCATTCAGCTGACAATGAGCTCATTTCAT GGTTTTTTGGTAGCAGTTCTCTATTGCTTTGCTAATGGAGAG gtgaaagcagagctgcagaaacagTGGTCCCGTTTCCTGCTGGCAGATCCCTTGGGCTGCAAGCTCTGCTTCCTGGGGGAAAACATCAAATACCTCAGGAAATGTtcccagaaaaggaaaaagcagcaccTCGGCAGCAGGCACCACTTGTGCCTGGAGGTGAGcaagccctgggagctgcagctgcagaagaggcagagcccaggggccAAGGCAGGCCCTCCCCAGATGAGCATGTCTGACAGCAGCGAGGGAGAGGTCACCACTGCAGAGACCACCGAGGAAGTCTTTGAGGAAAGTGAGATTTAG